One region of Microbacterium sp. M28 genomic DNA includes:
- a CDS encoding inositol monophosphatase family protein, protein MSHGEVDAGRLHALAVDIAREAGELAKLRRSVGVALAATKSTLADIVTEADREVEDLIRTRLAAERPGDAFLGEESGGSAGDTGVTWVVDPIDGTVNYAYGMPAYSVSIAAVHGSVHPDEWEPLAAAVSAPALGELFSAVRGGGAWQGARPLRVTTDIRAGALLATGFGYDPSTHDGDLATVRTVMPIARDLRRGGSAALDLAYVAAGRLDGYFERGLNPWDFAAGALLVQEAGGRVSRLDTASPRPMLIAGGDEVHDRLRAILA, encoded by the coding sequence GTGAGTCACGGAGAGGTCGACGCGGGGCGGCTGCACGCCCTCGCGGTGGACATCGCCCGTGAGGCCGGCGAACTGGCGAAGCTGCGCCGCTCCGTCGGCGTCGCGCTCGCCGCGACGAAGTCGACGCTCGCCGACATCGTGACCGAGGCCGACCGGGAAGTCGAAGACCTCATCAGAACGCGCCTGGCGGCCGAGCGTCCCGGCGACGCGTTTCTGGGGGAGGAGTCCGGTGGCAGCGCCGGCGACACCGGTGTGACCTGGGTCGTCGATCCGATCGACGGCACCGTGAACTACGCGTACGGGATGCCCGCCTACAGCGTCAGCATCGCGGCCGTGCACGGTTCGGTCCACCCGGATGAGTGGGAGCCGCTGGCCGCGGCCGTGAGCGCCCCGGCGCTCGGTGAGCTGTTCTCCGCTGTGCGCGGCGGCGGCGCCTGGCAGGGCGCCCGGCCGCTGCGCGTCACGACGGACATCCGGGCCGGTGCGCTGCTGGCCACCGGATTCGGATACGACCCCTCCACGCACGACGGCGACCTGGCGACCGTCCGCACGGTCATGCCGATCGCGCGCGACCTGCGCCGCGGCGGCTCGGCCGCGCTCGACCTCGCCTACGTCGCCGCCGGCCGTCTCGACGGGTACTTCGAGCGGGGCCTCAACCCCTGGGACTTCGCGGCCGGGGCACTGCTCGTGCAGGAGGCCGGCGGTCGCGTCAGCCGTCTGGACACGGCATCTCCGAGGCCGATGCTCATCGCCGGCGGAGACGAAGTGCACGACCGCCTGCGAGCGATCCTCGCCTGA
- the rpoC gene encoding DNA-directed RNA polymerase subunit beta': MLDATTFDELRIGLATADDIRGWSYGEVKKPETINYRTLKPEKDGLFGEQIFGPSRDWECACGKYKRVRFKGIVCERCGVEVTKSSVRRERMGHIELAAPVTHIWYFKGVPSRLGYLLDMAPKDLEKVIYFAAYMVISVDEEARHRDLATQENNIRLELKTLADRRDSKIAARLAKLEEELAALEAEGAKADAKKKVKDAAEKEMGLVRKGTDEQIAKLERVWEDFRTLEVGALRPEDDVFHELQDRFGQYFEAYMGAESIQRRLRDFDLAAEAENLRLQISEGKGQRKIRAIKRLKVVSSFLETGMSPAAMVLDVVPVIPPELRPMVQLDGGRFATSDLNDLYRRVINRNNRLRRLIDLGAPEIIVNNEKRMLQEAVDALFDNGRRGRPVTGTGNRALKSLSDMLKGKQGRFRQNLLGKRVDYSGRSVIVVGPQLNLHQCGLPKQMALELFKPFVIKRLIDLGHSQNIKAAKRAVERTRPEVWDVLEEIIRERPVLLNRAPTLHRLGIQAFEPQLVEGKAIQLHPLVCAAFNADFDGDQMAVHLPLSVEAQAEARVLMLASNNILKPSDGRPVTLPSQDMIIGLHHLTTVKEGAAGEGRAFGSVAEALLAKDEGSLDLQAKVRIRIPGLTFLEGEAPEGYERHGLVDASLGQAIFNDTLPKGYPFVREQADKGKLSQIVNKLAEEYPKVETAATLDRIKNAGFYWATRSGVTVALSDILTPPNKAEIVAGYEKQAAKVQSQFEKGLTTDAERRQELIKIWTEATDEVQAAMRANFPEDNTINRMVSSGARGNWLQIRNIAGMRGLVNNPKGEIIPRPIISSYREGLSVAEYFIATHGTRKGLADTALRTADSGYLTRRLVDVSQDVIIREEDCGTSKGLELPIAAANSAGELVRDANVENSVFARTLASDVVDAKGEVVATAGEDVGDVLIDKLVGLGVENIKVRSVLTCDSAVGVCAQCYGRSLATGKTVDIGEAVGIIAAQSIGEPGTQLTMRTFHTGGSASADDITQGLPRVQELFEARTPKGASPIAEADGRITIDETDKAKKVILTPDNGDEAVIYPVLKRATLLVEDGQHVTVGQPLQVGTLDPKEVMRVLGAREVQRYLVGGVQGVYRSQGVPIHDKHIEVIVRQMLRKVTVVDHGDTTLLPGEMVDLKRYQGINREAVGEGKRPASGRPELMGITKASLATESWLSAASFQETTRVLTQAAMEGKRDPLVGLKENVIIGKLIPAGTGLSKYRNITVEATEEAKSERYPNRIFASDGAYADGDFGYVDFDAFSTDDITPGTYN, from the coding sequence GTGCTCGACGCAACAACCTTCGATGAGCTTCGCATCGGCCTCGCCACCGCAGACGACATCCGCGGATGGTCGTACGGTGAGGTCAAGAAGCCCGAAACCATCAACTACCGCACGCTCAAGCCCGAGAAGGACGGCCTCTTCGGCGAGCAGATCTTCGGACCCAGCCGCGACTGGGAGTGCGCCTGCGGCAAGTACAAGCGTGTCCGCTTCAAGGGCATCGTCTGCGAGCGCTGCGGCGTGGAGGTCACCAAGAGCTCCGTCCGTCGTGAGCGCATGGGCCACATCGAGCTGGCGGCGCCCGTCACTCACATCTGGTACTTCAAGGGCGTCCCGTCGCGCCTCGGATACCTGCTGGACATGGCGCCCAAGGACCTCGAGAAGGTCATCTACTTCGCCGCGTACATGGTCATCTCGGTCGACGAGGAAGCTCGTCACCGCGACCTGGCCACGCAGGAGAACAACATCCGTCTCGAGCTGAAGACGCTCGCAGACCGTCGCGACTCGAAGATCGCCGCTCGCCTGGCCAAGCTGGAGGAGGAGCTCGCCGCACTCGAGGCGGAGGGCGCCAAGGCCGACGCCAAGAAGAAGGTCAAGGACGCCGCCGAGAAGGAGATGGGTCTCGTCCGCAAGGGCACCGACGAGCAGATCGCCAAGCTCGAGCGCGTGTGGGAGGACTTCCGCACCCTCGAGGTCGGAGCGCTCCGCCCCGAGGACGACGTCTTCCACGAGCTGCAGGACCGGTTCGGACAGTACTTCGAGGCCTACATGGGCGCCGAGTCGATCCAGCGCCGCCTGCGCGACTTCGACCTGGCCGCCGAGGCGGAGAACCTGCGTCTGCAGATCTCCGAGGGCAAGGGCCAGCGCAAGATCCGTGCGATCAAGCGCCTGAAGGTCGTCAGCTCGTTCCTCGAGACCGGCATGAGCCCGGCCGCGATGGTGCTGGACGTCGTCCCGGTGATCCCGCCGGAGCTGCGTCCGATGGTGCAGCTGGACGGTGGCCGCTTCGCGACCAGTGACCTGAACGACCTGTACCGCCGCGTGATCAACCGCAACAACCGTCTTCGTCGTCTGATCGACCTCGGTGCCCCCGAGATCATCGTCAACAACGAGAAGCGCATGCTGCAGGAGGCCGTCGACGCACTGTTCGACAACGGCCGCCGTGGTCGCCCCGTGACGGGTACCGGCAACCGTGCCCTGAAGTCCCTGAGCGACATGCTCAAGGGAAAGCAGGGTCGTTTCCGCCAGAACCTGCTCGGAAAGCGCGTCGACTACTCCGGCCGTTCGGTCATCGTCGTCGGCCCGCAGCTGAACCTGCACCAGTGCGGTCTGCCCAAGCAGATGGCTCTCGAGCTGTTCAAGCCGTTCGTGATCAAGCGTCTGATCGACCTCGGTCACTCGCAGAACATCAAGGCAGCCAAGCGCGCCGTCGAGCGCACGCGTCCCGAGGTCTGGGACGTGCTCGAGGAGATCATCCGCGAGCGCCCCGTGCTGCTGAACCGTGCACCCACCCTGCACCGTCTCGGCATCCAGGCGTTCGAGCCGCAGCTCGTCGAGGGCAAGGCCATCCAGCTGCACCCGCTCGTCTGCGCCGCCTTCAACGCGGACTTCGACGGTGACCAGATGGCTGTGCACCTGCCGCTGTCGGTCGAGGCTCAGGCCGAGGCCCGCGTGCTGATGCTCGCGTCGAACAACATCCTGAAGCCGTCGGACGGCCGTCCGGTCACCCTGCCCTCGCAGGACATGATCATCGGCCTCCACCACCTGACCACGGTCAAGGAGGGTGCTGCCGGTGAGGGTCGTGCGTTCGGTTCCGTCGCCGAGGCGCTGCTCGCCAAGGACGAGGGCTCCCTCGATCTGCAGGCGAAGGTCCGCATCCGCATCCCGGGTCTGACGTTCCTCGAGGGCGAAGCCCCCGAGGGCTACGAGCGCCACGGTCTCGTGGACGCCTCGCTCGGTCAGGCGATCTTCAACGACACGCTCCCCAAGGGCTACCCGTTCGTCCGCGAGCAGGCCGACAAGGGCAAGCTGTCGCAGATCGTCAACAAGCTGGCCGAGGAGTACCCCAAGGTCGAGACGGCTGCCACGCTGGACCGCATCAAGAACGCCGGTTTCTACTGGGCCACGCGCTCGGGTGTGACCGTCGCTCTGAGCGACATCCTCACGCCGCCGAACAAGGCCGAGATCGTCGCGGGCTACGAGAAGCAGGCCGCGAAGGTCCAGTCCCAGTTCGAGAAGGGTCTCACCACCGACGCCGAGCGTCGTCAGGAGCTCATCAAGATCTGGACCGAGGCCACCGACGAGGTCCAGGCCGCGATGCGCGCCAACTTCCCGGAGGACAACACCATCAACCGCATGGTGTCGTCGGGTGCTCGTGGTAACTGGCTGCAGATCCGTAACATCGCGGGTATGCGAGGCCTGGTGAACAACCCGAAGGGTGAGATCATCCCTCGTCCGATCATCTCCTCGTACCGCGAGGGGCTGTCGGTCGCCGAGTACTTCATCGCGACGCACGGTACCCGCAAGGGTCTCGCCGACACCGCTCTGCGTACCGCCGACTCGGGTTACCTGACCCGTCGTCTGGTGGATGTCTCGCAGGACGTCATCATCCGCGAAGAGGACTGCGGCACGTCGAAGGGCCTCGAGCTCCCGATCGCCGCTGCGAACTCGGCCGGCGAGCTGGTGCGCGACGCGAACGTGGAGAACTCCGTGTTCGCCCGTACGCTCGCCTCCGACGTCGTCGACGCGAAGGGCGAGGTCGTCGCGACCGCCGGTGAGGACGTCGGCGACGTCCTGATCGACAAGCTCGTCGGACTCGGTGTCGAGAACATCAAGGTCCGCTCGGTGCTGACCTGCGACTCGGCCGTCGGCGTCTGCGCGCAGTGCTACGGCCGTTCGCTCGCCACAGGCAAGACCGTCGACATCGGTGAGGCCGTCGGCATCATCGCCGCTCAGTCGATCGGTGAGCCCGGTACCCAGCTGACGATGCGTACGTTCCACACCGGTGGTTCGGCTTCGGCGGATGACATCACCCAGGGTCTGCCCCGTGTGCAGGAGCTGTTCGAGGCGCGCACCCCCAAGGGCGCGTCGCCGATCGCCGAGGCGGACGGTCGCATCACGATCGACGAGACGGACAAGGCCAAGAAGGTCATCCTCACGCCCGACAACGGCGACGAAGCAGTGATCTACCCGGTCCTGAAGCGTGCGACGCTTCTCGTCGAGGACGGCCAGCACGTCACGGTCGGTCAGCCCCTGCAGGTCGGCACGCTCGACCCGAAGGAGGTCATGCGTGTCCTCGGTGCTCGCGAGGTGCAGCGGTACCTCGTCGGCGGCGTCCAGGGCGTCTACCGTTCGCAGGGTGTGCCGATCCACGACAAGCACATCGAGGTCATCGTCCGACAGATGCTGCGCAAGGTCACCGTGGTCGACCACGGCGACACCACGCTGCTGCCGGGTGAGATGGTCGACCTCAAGCGCTACCAGGGGATCAACCGCGAGGCCGTCGGCGAGGGCAAGCGTCCCGCGTCCGGTCGCCCGGAGCTCATGGGTATCACCAAGGCGTCGCTCGCCACGGAGTCCTGGCTGTCGGCCGCTTCCTTCCAGGAGACGACCCGCGTTCTCACGCAGGCCGCCATGGAGGGCAAGCGCGATCCGCTGGTCGGTCTCAAGGAGAACGTCATCATCGGTAAGCTCATCCCCGCCGGTACCGGTCTGTCCAAGTATCGCAACATCACGGTGGAGGCCACCGAGGAGGCCAAGAGCGAGCGCTACCCGAACCGGATCTTCGCATCCGACGGTGCCTACGCCGACGGCGACTTCGGTTACGTCGACTTCGACGCGTTCTCGACCGACGACATCACGCCCGGTACCTACAACTGA
- a CDS encoding PfkB family carbohydrate kinase — translation MTAQNTGRVVVIGDALIDEIRDDAGVRELIGGAALNVAVGLRRLGIATSLIAMVGDDEAGAHIREYLDDHDVNLITTPAPHGSSRAIVTRSAGGEPEYVFNRAARERTIRYGADAREALAQASLVAISCFPFDVPAEVDALRSALGDARVVIDPNPRSGMLSDRDAFVRGFEVLASDAEVVKVGADDAALLYDGDLDALRARLRGLGARAVLATAGLDGAVLESDAGTFHAPIATLPGPVVDTVGAGDATLAAVTAGLVTGAPDGDDEWQELLDRAMAVAAATCRSEGGLLRTPESSAARDGAGLST, via the coding sequence GTGACTGCACAGAACACCGGGCGCGTCGTCGTGATCGGCGATGCCCTGATCGATGAGATCCGTGACGATGCCGGCGTCCGGGAGTTGATCGGGGGAGCGGCTCTGAACGTCGCCGTCGGCCTCCGGCGACTGGGCATCGCGACGTCGCTCATCGCGATGGTCGGCGACGACGAGGCCGGAGCGCATATCCGCGAGTATCTCGACGACCACGACGTGAACCTGATCACGACCCCAGCCCCGCACGGCTCCTCGCGCGCGATCGTCACGCGCTCCGCCGGCGGTGAGCCGGAGTACGTCTTCAACCGTGCGGCGCGCGAGCGCACGATCCGCTACGGAGCCGACGCGCGCGAAGCGCTCGCACAGGCGTCTCTTGTGGCGATCAGCTGCTTCCCGTTCGACGTGCCGGCGGAGGTCGATGCGCTCCGTTCCGCGCTGGGCGACGCGCGCGTGGTGATCGATCCGAACCCACGGTCCGGGATGCTGAGCGACCGCGACGCGTTCGTCCGAGGATTCGAGGTTCTGGCGTCGGATGCCGAGGTCGTCAAGGTCGGTGCCGATGACGCGGCGCTGCTCTACGACGGTGATCTCGACGCGCTGCGCGCGCGACTGCGGGGGCTGGGGGCGCGCGCCGTGCTCGCGACGGCCGGCTTGGACGGCGCCGTGCTCGAATCGGACGCCGGGACGTTCCACGCCCCGATCGCCACGCTGCCCGGACCCGTCGTCGACACGGTCGGCGCCGGGGACGCGACGCTCGCAGCTGTCACGGCTGGTCTCGTCACCGGGGCGCCGGATGGCGATGACGAGTGGCAGGAACTGCTCGATCGGGCCATGGCGGTCGCCGCGGCGACGTGCCGTTCGGAGGGCGGTCTGCTGCGCACTCCGGAGTCGTCGGCCGCCCGCGACGGCGCCGGCCTGAGCACCTGA
- a CDS encoding FBP domain-containing protein, producing MRALTEADVRASFVNADADELRVMEMPHDFVLTDWDYLDFFAWRDPSVARRGYVLAQIDARVVGVVLRASDPGRTRSGMCNICHSLQPGNQVALFSARRAGEAGCRGDSVGTYICADLSCHENVRLAHPLAPNEIRASGQVDMRLDGTRRRMESFVAGVVADA from the coding sequence ATGCGAGCGCTCACCGAAGCAGACGTCCGCGCCAGTTTCGTCAACGCCGATGCCGACGAACTGCGCGTCATGGAGATGCCGCACGATTTCGTGCTGACCGACTGGGACTATCTCGACTTCTTCGCCTGGCGCGACCCGTCCGTCGCGCGTCGCGGCTACGTCCTCGCCCAGATCGACGCACGTGTGGTGGGTGTCGTCCTGCGTGCGAGCGACCCGGGCAGGACCCGATCCGGCATGTGCAACATCTGCCATTCCCTGCAGCCGGGCAACCAGGTCGCCCTTTTCTCCGCGCGACGCGCGGGGGAGGCGGGGTGCCGCGGCGACAGCGTCGGCACGTACATCTGCGCCGACCTGTCCTGCCACGAGAACGTGCGCCTCGCGCATCCGCTCGCCCCGAACGAGATCCGCGCGTCCGGGCAGGTCGACATGCGCCTGGACGGCACGCGCCGACGCATGGAGTCTTTCGTCGCAGGCGTGGTCGCCGACGCCTGA
- a CDS encoding cation transporter produces MTALTDSRRAVLHRRIRLIVGLTIGYNLIEAVIALTAGATASSAALIGFGLDSTIEVLSAAAVAWQFTRREPERWEKPTLRVIAVAFFALAAWVTVSAALTLTGVWEEPMHSPLGIGVAIVSVIVMPFLSLWERRTGLELGSASAIADSKQTLICTYLSAAVLVGLLLNLWFGWWWADALAALVIAGFALREGIEAWRGDACATSVGMLLEDDEHHEHDD; encoded by the coding sequence ATGACCGCGCTCACGGATTCCCGTCGGGCGGTCCTGCACCGCCGCATCCGCCTGATCGTCGGCCTCACGATCGGCTACAACCTGATCGAGGCGGTCATCGCTCTGACGGCCGGAGCCACCGCATCCTCGGCGGCGCTGATCGGCTTCGGACTCGATTCCACGATCGAGGTGCTGTCGGCGGCCGCCGTCGCCTGGCAGTTCACCAGGCGCGAACCGGAGCGCTGGGAGAAGCCGACGCTGCGGGTCATCGCCGTCGCCTTCTTCGCCCTCGCCGCGTGGGTGACGGTCAGCGCGGCACTGACCCTCACCGGGGTCTGGGAGGAGCCGATGCACTCCCCGCTCGGCATCGGCGTCGCTATCGTGAGCGTGATCGTCATGCCGTTCCTGTCGCTGTGGGAGCGTCGCACGGGGCTCGAACTCGGTTCGGCGTCCGCGATCGCCGATTCGAAGCAGACCCTGATCTGCACGTATCTCAGCGCGGCCGTGCTCGTCGGGCTCCTGCTGAACCTGTGGTTCGGATGGTGGTGGGCCGACGCCCTGGCGGCGCTCGTCATCGCCGGGTTCGCGCTCCGCGAGGGCATCGAGGCATGGCGCGGCGACGCCTGCGCCACCTCGGTCGGGATGCTGCTCGAGGATGACGAGCATCACGAGCACGACGACTGA
- a CDS encoding enoyl-CoA hydratase/isomerase family protein, with translation MSDAILLSVSEGMARLTLNRPSRLNAFNAALAHAWRDATIEATTRDDVQAVLIDAAGPAFCAGGDVLDMATTMGSGSEITALAEVINTGIRALVESAVPVVTAAHGTTAGGGLGILLSGDYAVVGSRSKLGSLYANIGLTPDLSVSAQLTRAVGERRALQLVLQDRLLSAQEALDWGLVAEVVEGTDAADEADRVRARAEEIARFWLAGAAGAYGQAKRLVRSEPSRSFAEQLSEEARSIGASFETADAKARVAGFAAASAKRG, from the coding sequence ATGAGCGACGCCATTCTGCTGTCCGTATCCGAGGGGATGGCGCGACTCACGCTCAACCGTCCGAGCCGGCTCAACGCCTTCAACGCCGCCCTCGCCCACGCGTGGCGCGACGCGACGATCGAGGCCACTACGCGCGACGACGTCCAGGCCGTCCTGATAGATGCGGCCGGACCTGCGTTCTGCGCGGGCGGCGACGTCCTCGACATGGCGACCACGATGGGCTCAGGTTCGGAGATCACGGCCCTCGCCGAGGTCATCAACACCGGCATCCGAGCGCTCGTCGAATCCGCCGTGCCGGTCGTGACCGCAGCCCACGGCACGACGGCCGGCGGTGGCCTGGGCATCCTGCTCAGCGGCGACTACGCCGTCGTCGGCAGCCGTTCGAAGCTCGGAAGCCTGTACGCGAACATCGGCCTCACCCCCGATCTGTCCGTCTCCGCCCAGCTCACCCGAGCCGTCGGTGAGCGGCGGGCTCTGCAGCTGGTCCTCCAGGACCGCCTGCTCTCGGCGCAGGAGGCGCTCGACTGGGGGCTCGTCGCCGAGGTCGTGGAAGGAACGGACGCCGCGGACGAGGCCGACCGCGTCAGAGCGCGTGCCGAGGAGATCGCCCGGTTCTGGCTCGCCGGAGCCGCCGGCGCATACGGGCAGGCCAAGCGGCTCGTGCGCTCGGAGCCGTCCCGGTCCTTCGCGGAGCAGCTCAGTGAAGAGGCCCGTTCGATCGGTGCGTCGTTCGAGACCGCGGATGCGAAGGCGCGCGTCGCGGGGTTCGCCGCCGCCTCGGCCAAGCGCGGCTGA
- a CDS encoding ArsR/SmtB family transcription factor: MPTLDAAADVMTRLGRAMSDRTRSRILLRLLDGAAHPAELALDLDLSRQNVSNHLACLRGCGLVSAEPHGRNTRYEVLDPHLVAAIRELLRVSIAVSESEPCCDGSCPVPGCCESAA; encoded by the coding sequence ATGCCGACCCTCGACGCCGCCGCGGACGTGATGACGCGACTCGGACGGGCCATGTCCGATCGGACGCGTTCACGTATCCTCCTCCGACTCCTGGACGGCGCAGCGCACCCTGCTGAGCTCGCGCTCGATCTCGACCTCAGCAGGCAGAACGTCTCCAATCACCTCGCCTGTCTGCGCGGCTGCGGGCTCGTGAGTGCAGAACCGCACGGTCGGAACACCCGCTACGAAGTGCTCGATCCGCACCTGGTCGCCGCGATCCGCGAACTCCTGCGGGTGAGCATCGCCGTCTCCGAGAGCGAGCCGTGCTGCGACGGATCCTGCCCGGTGCCCGGGTGCTGCGAGAGCGCAGCATGA